The Solanum lycopersicum chromosome 9, SLM_r2.1 genome window below encodes:
- the LOC138338621 gene encoding uncharacterized mitochondrial protein AtMg00300-like, whose translation MVVARGTKYGIMYTIAGCINMSTVAEGASGSCGWHNRLGHMSTKGMKMLVAKGALEGLKSVDMGLCKSCVMGKQKRVSFTKTPREPKKVRLEMVHTDVWGQSPVSALGGSRFYVTFIDDFSRKVLG comes from the exons atggtagtagctcgtggcaccaaatatGGAATTATGTACACCAttgcagggtgtataaacatgtccactgttgctgaaggtgcatCCGGTTCATGTgggtggcacaacagacttggacacatgagtactaaaggaatgaagatgctggttgcaaaaggagcattagagggtctgaagtctgttgatatgggtctttgcaaGAGTTGTGtaatgggcaaacagaaaagagtaagcttcacaaagactcctagagagccaaagaaagtgcggttggaaatggtccatacagatgtttggggacaaTCTCCAGTATCagcacttggaggatccagattctatgttaccttcattgatgatttcagcaggaag gttttgggatga
- the LOC138338624 gene encoding putative F-box/kelch-repeat protein At1g20790, whose protein sequence is MRNGNRAEEHNSLSESIEMPDAMVMEIISRLPLRFVFQCKILSKNFKGMISHPEFSKTLFHRQKVTSSQLIYLIHDGRLLREFLKISLNPITQSVTTLCYGVEILASCDGLLLLEFERIRCYCVFNPLTGEHQLIPYPNSPRHELKKIGLAVDYLTSNQYKLVSISNLVENSNLFYKFHLLSSERLDLWREIQLRTNTFISLPYGSPPVHWNNSLYFLRSDGSVLALDTKNEEVVLIDRPDYIDHYDISYGKILTSREMSGNDVWLGRAQGLLTLVCIFRKHIVIGSFDRASSRWGVSHTLDNFVLSPDGDIIGFPVWIDNKKVSFLVQRPPTQYHDLHEYDTNINGYKNVAVLDKVDYPMYCFYPTLACIHKTPSNNVTIAQQMSIAERLDDIRRFILEGTNTSEEEVGGGGEEEEETL, encoded by the exons ATGAGAAACGGCAACAGAGCAGAGGAACACAATAGTCTATCAGAGAGTATTGAAATGCCGGATGCTATGGTGATGGAGATTATCTCCCGCTTGCCTTTGAGGTTTGTTTTTCAATGTAAAATTCTATCCAAGAATTTTAAAGGTATGATATCTCATCctgaattttcaaaaactttATTCCACCGTCAAAAAGTCACTTCTTCACAACTCATCTATTTAATTCATGATGGGAGATTGCTGAGAGAATTCCTAAAAATCTCCCTAAACCCTATCACTCAATCTGTGACAACGCTATGTTATGGCGTAGAGATTTTGGCTTCATGTGATGGTTTGCTTCTCCTTGAGTTTGAGAGAATTAGGTGTTACTGCGTATTCAATCCCCTAACTGGAGAGCATCAACTGATTCCATATCCGAATTCTCCTAGACATGAGTTAAAAAAGATAGGCCTAGCGGTTGATTACCTTACTTCAAATCAATACAAATTGGTATCCATAAGTAACCTTGTGGAAAATTCCAACTTGTTCTACAAATTTCACTTGCTTTCATCTGAGCGACTTGACTTGTGGCGTGAAATCCAATTGAGAACCAATACTTTCATATCCTTACCTTACGGCAGTCCACCTGTTCATTGGAACAATTCTTTGTATTTTCTTAGAAGTGACGGTAGTGTCCTAGCCCTTGATACAAAGAATGAAGAGGTTGTACTCATCGACCGTCCGGACTATATTGATCATTATGATATTAGCTATGGGAAAATTTTGACTAGTAGGGAAATGAGTGGTAATGATGTATGGCTAGGGAGGGCGCAAGGTTTACTTACCCTTGTATGCATTTTCAGAAAGCACATAGTCATTGGGAGTTTTGACAGAGCAAGCAGCCGTTGGGGGGTTTCCCACACTTTGGACAACTTTGTTTTAAGTCCGGATGGAGATATTATTGGCTTTCCAGTTTGGATCGACAACAAAAAAGTGTCTTTTCTGGTACAACGTCCCCCAACACAGTATCATGATCTACACGAGTATGATACCAACATCAATGGGTACAAAAATGTTGCAGTCCTGGACAAAGTTGATTATCCCATGTATTGCTTCTATCCAACATTAGCTTGTATCCATAAGACGCCCTCCAATAATGTAACCATTGCTCAGCAGATGTCTATTGCAGAAAGGTTGGATGACATCAGAAGATTTATTCTCGAAGGTACAA ATACATCAGAAGAAGAAgttggaggaggaggagaagaag